One genomic segment of Terriglobia bacterium includes these proteins:
- a CDS encoding D-alanine--D-alanine ligase has protein sequence MEKKLKVAILYENWGEEEESAPEPEKKKRAGKRRKKREKHDREEIFEALEKLGHEPSYVVLDGEDKSLTALARVETDLFFNLVESYAGDDNKEMHVAAYLDLLGRPYTGAGPQGLYMAQDKGLAKKLFEFHGIRTPYFATCYQGNLEHSHDIKFPLIVKPISEDGSLGIDKDAVVTSVKELMQRIHYVQEEFDSPALIEEYIEGREIYAGILGNQRPEVLPMIELDLSRLPASMPKVAGTEVKWEKDSEAYKVTKSAPMEDMDEATAKLLSKTALVTYQILKLRDYGRIDMRISTKGEVYVIEANPNPWLSSDSEFFMSAKKSGRSYAEMISEIVELARGDRRRRDKLRIG, from the coding sequence ATGGAGAAGAAACTAAAAGTCGCGATTCTTTACGAAAACTGGGGCGAGGAAGAAGAGTCCGCACCGGAACCGGAAAAGAAGAAGCGTGCGGGCAAGAGACGCAAGAAGCGCGAGAAACACGACCGCGAAGAGATTTTTGAAGCGCTGGAAAAACTCGGCCACGAGCCAAGCTACGTTGTGCTGGACGGAGAAGACAAGTCGCTGACCGCGCTGGCCCGCGTGGAAACCGACCTCTTCTTCAACCTGGTGGAGTCCTACGCCGGCGACGACAACAAAGAAATGCACGTGGCCGCCTACCTGGACCTGCTCGGCCGCCCCTACACCGGCGCCGGCCCGCAGGGGCTGTACATGGCGCAGGACAAGGGCCTGGCGAAAAAGTTGTTCGAGTTTCACGGCATCCGTACGCCTTACTTCGCCACCTGTTATCAGGGCAATCTGGAACATTCGCACGACATCAAGTTCCCGCTCATCGTAAAGCCCATCTCGGAAGACGGATCGCTGGGCATTGACAAGGACGCCGTGGTCACCAGCGTGAAGGAACTGATGCAGCGCATTCATTACGTCCAGGAGGAATTCGACTCGCCCGCGCTGATTGAAGAGTACATTGAAGGCCGCGAAATCTACGCCGGCATTCTCGGCAACCAGCGTCCGGAGGTGCTGCCCATGATTGAGCTGGACCTCTCGCGTCTTCCGGCCAGCATGCCCAAAGTCGCCGGCACGGAAGTGAAGTGGGAAAAAGACAGTGAGGCGTACAAAGTCACCAAGTCGGCGCCGATGGAAGACATGGATGAGGCCACCGCCAAGCTGCTGAGCAAGACCGCTCTGGTCACCTATCAGATCCTCAAGCTGCGCGACTACGGCCGGATTGATATGCGAATTTCCACCAAGGGTGAGGTCTACGTGATTGAAGCCAATCCCAATCCCTGGCTGTCCAGCGACTCAGAGTTCTTTATGTCAGCCAAGAAATCCGGGCGCTCGTACGCGGAGATGATCAGCGAGATCGTGGAGCTGGCCCGCGGTGATCGCCGCCGCCGCGATAAACTGCGGATTGGATGA
- a CDS encoding putative zinc-binding metallopeptidase gives MELDLRPFEKAPPDVQELLSKPIRELGLKLEGSPLERYVQQLYRELERKGLKKFRPACYLTDEWGCPSGEPVIGIPFYLADPKLARLEKEMNDLEDSRQIMMYLRHEAGHAINYAYALYKTPEWKQLFGPYRKPYRDAYRPIPFSRSFVRHMEGWYAQKHPDEDFAETFAVWLTPGSRWRKRYQGWPAMEKIRYVDQMARRLGKTDPVRPRGRTDITVEEMDTTVAAFYEMAQLQEPSPGDLPLDSDLEDIFKVGRRRKNGVRPAAELLRENRKSLVDKLTYWTGVQRPLVKKLVESIEAGVSELNLRADVKLEKDYLTEITVYATALAMNYVARGKFVQT, from the coding sequence ATGGAGTTAGACTTGCGCCCATTTGAAAAAGCACCGCCGGATGTCCAGGAGCTCCTCAGCAAGCCGATTCGCGAGCTGGGGCTGAAGCTGGAAGGTTCTCCCCTGGAGCGCTACGTCCAGCAGCTTTATCGCGAACTGGAGCGCAAGGGCCTGAAGAAGTTTCGTCCCGCGTGCTACCTCACCGACGAATGGGGCTGCCCGTCCGGAGAGCCGGTGATCGGGATTCCTTTTTACCTGGCTGATCCCAAACTGGCGCGGCTGGAAAAAGAGATGAACGATCTGGAGGACTCGCGCCAGATCATGATGTACCTTCGCCACGAGGCGGGCCACGCCATCAACTACGCATACGCCCTCTACAAGACGCCGGAATGGAAACAGCTTTTTGGACCGTACCGCAAGCCGTATCGCGACGCGTACCGGCCCATCCCATTCTCGCGCAGCTTTGTGCGCCACATGGAAGGCTGGTACGCGCAGAAGCATCCGGACGAAGACTTTGCTGAAACCTTTGCCGTGTGGCTCACGCCGGGCTCGCGCTGGCGCAAGCGCTACCAGGGCTGGCCGGCCATGGAGAAAATCCGCTACGTGGACCAAATGGCCCGGCGGCTGGGCAAGACCGATCCGGTGCGTCCGCGCGGACGGACCGACATCACCGTGGAAGAAATGGACACCACGGTGGCCGCGTTTTATGAGATGGCCCAGTTGCAGGAGCCATCGCCCGGCGACTTGCCGCTGGACTCCGACTTGGAAGACATCTTCAAAGTCGGACGCCGCCGCAAGAACGGCGTGCGTCCGGCGGCGGAACTGCTGCGGGAAAACCGCAAATCATTGGTGGACAAACTGACCTACTGGACCGGCGTGCAACGTCCGCTGGTCAAGAAGCTGGTGGAATCCATTGAAGCCGGCGTCAGCGAGCTGAACCTGCGCGCTGACGTGAAACTGGAGAAAGACTATCTTACGGAAATTACCGTGTACGCCACCGCGCTGGCCATGAACTACGTGGCGCGCGGTAAATTTGTGCAAACATAA
- a CDS encoding response regulator, with protein MLRNFFSALLLSRDALPLDAVRKVFDEYGVEVRTVRTAEEATLLLRGNRFDLAICDYDVPGASQLACLDSYSQWGGISMVVVGDAGVLENLGKRIHFTVPKPVTADLLARGLKAAYSTMAKRRFATYRHTLALRPLSGTLMHHGTQRSLESAAVVNVSQTGLCLTTPQKLPPGGIVSVSFALPESERQVHIIGTVVWSDLSGKTGVRFHHLPAHEEKLLKERLRARLPHDLDYILGPE; from the coding sequence ATGCTACGCAATTTTTTCTCCGCGCTGTTGCTGTCCAGAGACGCCTTGCCGCTGGATGCGGTCAGGAAAGTTTTCGACGAATACGGGGTGGAGGTCCGCACCGTGCGCACCGCCGAAGAGGCGACCCTGCTGCTTCGGGGCAACCGGTTTGATCTGGCCATTTGCGACTATGACGTTCCTGGAGCGTCGCAACTGGCGTGCCTGGATTCGTACAGCCAATGGGGCGGAATTTCCATGGTGGTGGTGGGCGACGCCGGGGTGCTGGAGAATCTAGGCAAACGCATACACTTCACCGTCCCCAAGCCGGTGACTGCGGACTTGCTGGCTCGCGGACTCAAGGCCGCGTACTCCACCATGGCCAAGCGCCGCTTCGCAACGTACCGGCATACCCTGGCCTTGCGTCCGCTTTCCGGGACGCTGATGCACCACGGAACACAACGATCGCTGGAAAGCGCCGCCGTCGTGAACGTCAGCCAGACCGGACTATGTCTGACGACCCCGCAAAAGCTGCCGCCCGGAGGCATTGTCAGTGTGAGCTTCGCGCTGCCGGAAAGCGAGCGCCAGGTGCACATCATCGGCACCGTTGTCTGGTCAGACCTGTCGGGCAAGACCGGTGTGCGCTTCCATCATCTGCCGGCGCATGAAGAAAAACTGCTAAAGGAGCGGCTGCGCGCCCGGCTGCCGCACGACTTGGATTACATCCTAGGCCCGGAATAG
- a CDS encoding DUF2207 domain-containing protein: MKLRIVIAALLGLLLAGPLVAQTEEDAQPEIAQIERILSFDSHIVVAEDRSMLVTETITVQSAGEQIKHGIYRDFPTAYKDRLGNRYSVTFDIVSLQRDGKTEAYHTSDLSNGVRVYFGRSDTMLPPGKYTYRFTYRTSRQLGFFPDHDELYWNVTGVGWDFPIDVATATVVLPSRVRNLVTGLDGYTGSAGEKEKAFTAARDENSNPVFRAEGLGPHQGLSIVVTWPKGLIQAPTSQEKMDWFMADNKGTILGIGGLTILLLYYVVVWMAVGRDPAAGTIVPLYEPPENLSPAAMRYLKRMGFDEKTFTAAVLGLAAKGYLIVKRDDSHTYRLERKKGWGEAEQKLASDEKALAGKLFENGEKLILEQSNHSILQAARKALQLALHAGMETTYFVTNQRFLWPGIGLTVIVVAVTLIVGRGPAAAVAIFMSVWLTGWTLGVSALLIQVVHAWRSVRTEGPLAAPAALFLTLFSVPFLAGECFGIGVLWWNAGAAAFAIVCIAIGLNVLFHHLLKAPTRLGRQLMDKVDGFMLFLTEVEGPRYAALASPAKTPELFEKYLPYALALGVEHAWAQQFVQVLAAAGVAPQGGGYTPSWCVGAGFAAASATDFTSSFSSSFSSAVSSASSSPGSSSGSGGGGSSGGGGGGGGGGGW; encoded by the coding sequence ATGAAACTACGCATCGTGATCGCCGCACTGCTCGGGTTGCTGCTGGCAGGGCCATTGGTCGCGCAGACCGAAGAGGACGCGCAACCCGAAATCGCGCAAATCGAGCGCATCCTATCCTTTGATTCTCACATTGTCGTCGCCGAAGACCGCTCCATGCTGGTCACGGAAACCATTACTGTGCAGTCGGCGGGCGAGCAAATCAAGCACGGCATCTACCGCGATTTTCCCACCGCATACAAAGACCGGTTGGGCAACCGCTACTCCGTCACCTTCGATATCGTGTCTTTGCAGCGCGACGGCAAGACTGAGGCGTATCACACGTCCGATCTCAGCAACGGCGTGCGCGTGTACTTCGGCAGATCAGACACCATGCTGCCGCCTGGAAAATATACCTACCGGTTCACCTATCGGACGAGCCGCCAACTCGGCTTTTTCCCCGACCACGACGAGCTTTACTGGAACGTCACCGGCGTGGGATGGGATTTTCCCATTGACGTGGCCACCGCAACGGTCGTGCTGCCGTCCCGGGTTCGCAACCTGGTGACCGGACTGGACGGCTATACCGGGTCCGCCGGAGAAAAGGAAAAAGCGTTCACGGCGGCTCGCGATGAAAACAGCAATCCGGTCTTCCGCGCTGAAGGCCTGGGGCCGCACCAGGGCTTGTCCATTGTGGTGACGTGGCCCAAAGGCCTGATCCAGGCGCCCACCAGCCAGGAAAAAATGGACTGGTTCATGGCGGACAACAAAGGGACGATCCTGGGCATCGGCGGGCTGACGATTCTCCTGTTGTATTACGTGGTGGTGTGGATGGCCGTGGGGCGTGACCCTGCAGCCGGGACCATTGTGCCGCTCTATGAACCGCCGGAGAATCTCTCGCCCGCTGCCATGCGCTATCTGAAGCGCATGGGCTTTGACGAGAAGACTTTTACTGCCGCCGTCCTGGGCTTGGCCGCCAAAGGCTACCTCATCGTTAAGCGCGATGACTCGCACACCTACCGGCTGGAACGGAAGAAAGGTTGGGGGGAAGCCGAACAAAAGCTGGCGTCCGACGAGAAAGCCCTGGCGGGCAAGCTCTTTGAAAACGGCGAGAAACTGATACTGGAGCAGAGCAACCACAGCATATTGCAGGCCGCGCGAAAAGCGCTGCAACTTGCGTTGCATGCGGGCATGGAGACCACCTACTTTGTCACCAACCAGCGCTTCCTGTGGCCCGGCATTGGGCTCACCGTGATTGTTGTCGCGGTCACCCTGATTGTGGGGCGCGGGCCGGCCGCGGCCGTCGCCATCTTCATGAGCGTATGGCTTACCGGCTGGACGCTGGGCGTAAGCGCCCTCTTGATCCAGGTGGTGCATGCCTGGCGGAGCGTTCGGACGGAAGGGCCGCTGGCTGCTCCCGCGGCTCTGTTCCTGACCTTGTTCAGCGTGCCCTTTCTGGCGGGTGAATGCTTCGGCATCGGCGTTTTGTGGTGGAACGCGGGCGCCGCGGCTTTTGCCATTGTGTGCATTGCTATTGGCCTGAACGTCTTGTTCCATCACTTGCTGAAAGCCCCCACCCGGCTGGGACGGCAGTTGATGGACAAAGTGGACGGCTTCATGCTCTTTCTGACCGAGGTGGAAGGCCCGCGCTACGCCGCCCTGGCCTCGCCGGCGAAGACCCCGGAGCTGTTTGAGAAGTATCTGCCCTACGCGCTGGCCCTGGGCGTGGAACATGCCTGGGCGCAGCAATTTGTCCAGGTGCTGGCGGCTGCCGGCGTGGCGCCGCAAGGCGGGGGCTACACCCCGTCATGGTGTGTGGGAGCGGGGTTTGCCGCCGCGTCGGCCACGGACTTTACTTCGTCCTTCAGCAGTTCGTTTTCCAGCGCCGTGTCGTCGGCGTCGTCCTCGCCAGGGTCCTCGTCGGGTTCAGGCGGAGGAGGCTCATCCGGCGGCGGGGGTGGCGGCGGCGGTGGCGGCGGCTGGTAA
- a CDS encoding sigma-70 family RNA polymerase sigma factor translates to MITDFHSLYQSYAPQVRRFALFLCGEPALADDLTSETFVRAWTSRGKIREATVKAYLFTIARNLYRDHLRRNKRFTELEDSMPDESPGLEARAEHKAELDAVMAALQHLTEVDRAALLMRVQEEMSYEEIAHALGLQVSTVKVKVHRARLKLMQVREMFQEEQP, encoded by the coding sequence GTGATCACAGACTTCCACAGTCTCTACCAGAGCTACGCGCCCCAGGTGCGGCGGTTTGCCTTGTTCCTGTGCGGCGAGCCGGCGCTGGCGGACGACCTCACGTCAGAGACCTTTGTGCGCGCCTGGACGTCACGCGGCAAGATCCGCGAAGCCACGGTGAAGGCCTACTTGTTCACCATCGCGCGCAATCTTTATCGCGACCACCTGCGGCGCAACAAACGCTTTACTGAACTGGAAGACTCCATGCCTGATGAATCCCCCGGGCTGGAAGCGCGCGCGGAACATAAGGCCGAACTGGACGCGGTGATGGCGGCGCTGCAGCACCTGACGGAAGTGGACCGCGCGGCGCTGCTGATGCGCGTGCAGGAAGAAATGTCATACGAGGAAATTGCCCACGCCCTGGGCTTGCAGGTGAGCACGGTGAAAGTCAAAGTGCATCGCGCGCGCTTAAAGCTGATGCAAGTGCGTGAGATGTTTCAGGAGGAACAACCATGA
- a CDS encoding succinylglutamate desuccinylase/aspartoacylase family protein yields MKNCFTVVTLASLLAASLTVFAQNNFTLGTASAAPGQKATGVLEVPAGSDAATAIPVVVVHGAKPGPVLALVSGSHGTEYASVIALEKLIQALDPAQISGTVLILPLVNTASFEQKVPHLNPVDSKNMNRFYPGKADGTQTERASWVITKQVIERCDYLIDYHGGDLDESLTPYAYWPKSGNAKQDAITHDMAMAFGLNTIIVWADRPKDPNASRYLDNTANTRGKPAIAVEAGYAGTVQTDDVQSLVNGTLSVMRYLKMLSGAPAVVEHPVWIGKIDTVASDQTGIFYPLVQRGAYVEAGMKIGYVTDYFGKTILEARAPAAGVILYICSVPSMKNGDTVAYVGEITTNP; encoded by the coding sequence ATGAAAAACTGCTTCACCGTTGTCACGCTCGCATCTCTGTTGGCCGCGTCGCTCACCGTCTTCGCACAGAACAATTTCACGCTCGGCACCGCCAGCGCCGCGCCCGGACAGAAAGCCACCGGCGTTCTGGAAGTCCCCGCCGGCTCGGACGCTGCAACCGCGATTCCGGTTGTCGTGGTCCACGGCGCAAAGCCTGGCCCAGTACTGGCATTGGTATCTGGTTCGCACGGGACGGAATACGCATCGGTGATCGCCCTGGAAAAGTTGATTCAGGCACTTGATCCCGCGCAGATTTCCGGCACGGTGCTCATACTTCCGCTGGTCAACACTGCTTCGTTCGAGCAGAAAGTCCCGCACCTGAACCCGGTGGACAGCAAGAACATGAACCGCTTCTATCCCGGCAAGGCGGACGGCACGCAGACCGAGCGCGCGTCGTGGGTGATCACCAAGCAGGTCATCGAGCGCTGCGATTACTTGATTGACTATCACGGCGGCGACCTGGACGAGAGCCTTACGCCTTACGCGTATTGGCCCAAGAGCGGCAACGCCAAGCAGGACGCCATCACCCATGACATGGCGATGGCTTTCGGCCTCAACACCATCATCGTCTGGGCCGACCGCCCCAAAGATCCCAACGCGTCGCGTTATCTGGACAACACCGCCAACACCCGCGGCAAGCCGGCCATTGCGGTGGAAGCCGGATACGCCGGGACCGTCCAGACCGACGACGTGCAATCGCTGGTCAACGGCACGCTGAGCGTGATGCGCTATCTGAAGATGCTGTCCGGCGCGCCCGCTGTGGTGGAGCATCCGGTGTGGATCGGCAAGATTGACACCGTCGCCAGCGACCAGACCGGCATCTTCTATCCCTTGGTGCAGCGCGGAGCGTACGTGGAAGCGGGCATGAAGATCGGCTACGTCACTGACTACTTCGGCAAAACCATTCTGGAAGCGCGCGCGCCCGCGGCCGGCGTGATCCTTTATATATGCAGCGTGCCGTCCATGAAGAATGGCGACACGGTGGCGTACGTGGGGGAGATTACGACGAACCCGTAA
- a CDS encoding cupin domain-containing protein, protein MKIRRVVTGKTGPGKSIFVHDEAVNPAALASGYEFHRMWGSDQPPALPADGSAPSQPRYFPSTAGYRFGFFTLPPYTERAPEPPPDPDKVLAELEAKVPGMAEALEPGGRGMHTTDTVDFDVVISGEVWLELDDGAEVHLKAGDCVVQNGTRHAWHNRSAQPCVIAVCLLGAKRAR, encoded by the coding sequence ATGAAGATCCGACGCGTCGTCACCGGTAAGACCGGTCCGGGAAAATCAATTTTCGTCCATGATGAAGCCGTCAACCCAGCAGCCTTGGCGTCCGGCTATGAGTTCCATCGCATGTGGGGCAGTGACCAGCCACCGGCGCTTCCTGCCGACGGCAGCGCGCCGTCGCAACCCAGGTACTTTCCTTCCACCGCCGGCTACCGCTTCGGCTTCTTCACGCTGCCGCCTTACACCGAGCGCGCTCCTGAGCCGCCTCCGGATCCCGACAAGGTCCTGGCGGAACTGGAAGCCAAGGTGCCCGGCATGGCTGAAGCCCTGGAACCGGGCGGCCGCGGCATGCACACTACGGACACCGTGGACTTTGACGTGGTGATCTCCGGTGAAGTCTGGCTGGAACTGGACGACGGCGCGGAGGTCCATTTGAAGGCCGGGGACTGCGTGGTGCAGAACGGAACGCGGCATGCCTGGCACAATCGCTCCGCGCAGCCGTGCGTGATCGCCGTGTGCCTGCTGGGGGCCAAGCGAGCGCGCTGA
- a CDS encoding N-acyl homoserine lactonase family protein, with protein sequence MFAQFRCIVFSFCAIVCFCASAADNPPPQYEVYAIRYATIPDFPVGALVQGADPARKLDIAMAVWLIKGSGRNILVDSGFYRDQFFKDWTVKDFLKASEAVVRAGVKPEEITDVIITHMHWDHADGMDLFPNARIWLQRDEYTYYTGEAWQHKNTHGGIEKDDVMALVKLNMEGRVGLVEGDAQEILPGVTCYIGGKHTYQSQYVGVKTKAGTVVLASDNMYLYENLEKHLPIAQTLDAASNLRAQDRMKQIAGSPRLIVPGHDPAMFERFAKVNERVVRIE encoded by the coding sequence ATGTTTGCTCAGTTCAGATGCATTGTCTTTAGTTTTTGCGCGATCGTTTGCTTCTGCGCTTCGGCTGCCGACAACCCGCCGCCGCAGTATGAGGTGTATGCCATCCGCTACGCCACCATTCCTGACTTTCCCGTGGGCGCGCTGGTCCAGGGCGCCGATCCCGCGCGCAAGCTGGACATCGCCATGGCCGTATGGCTCATCAAGGGCAGCGGCCGCAATATTCTGGTGGACTCCGGGTTCTATCGCGACCAGTTTTTCAAAGACTGGACGGTGAAAGACTTCCTCAAGGCGTCGGAAGCCGTGGTCCGCGCCGGCGTCAAGCCGGAAGAAATCACTGACGTGATCATCACCCACATGCACTGGGACCACGCCGACGGCATGGACTTGTTTCCCAACGCCCGCATATGGCTGCAGCGCGACGAATACACCTACTACACCGGCGAAGCCTGGCAGCACAAGAACACCCACGGCGGGATTGAGAAAGATGACGTCATGGCACTGGTGAAGCTGAACATGGAAGGCCGCGTCGGCCTGGTGGAAGGCGATGCCCAGGAGATCCTTCCCGGCGTGACTTGCTACATCGGCGGGAAACATACGTACCAGTCGCAATATGTCGGCGTGAAGACCAAAGCTGGCACCGTGGTCCTGGCCAGCGACAACATGTATCTCTACGAAAACCTGGAGAAGCACCTGCCCATCGCCCAGACGCTGGACGCGGCCTCCAACCTTCGCGCTCAGGACCGTATGAAACAAATCGCCGGCAGCCCCCGCCTCATTGTCCCCGGCCACGATCCGGCCATGTTTGAGCGGTTCGCCAAGGTGAATGAGCGAGTAGTGAGGATCGAGTAA